A stretch of the Oxyura jamaicensis isolate SHBP4307 breed ruddy duck chromosome 4, BPBGC_Ojam_1.0, whole genome shotgun sequence genome encodes the following:
- the SPRY3 gene encoding protein sprouty homolog 3, whose translation MQLSSSVAELSCDETMDPPAEDFQQVLSIDQIRSIRASNNYVERPAACFQQARSNPSLSQPPHKQEWPQDRLVSSTFPDLHRSHSQQHQMPPLQQPMSHSSTASSVSQSTTASDQRLLSSLTPSHSGHSLIRTQPRAGELKPEESPLKGAVEKPSLHAGHLFICEECGRCKCARCTAARSLPSCWLCNQRCLCSPESLLDYGTCLCCVKGLFYHCSTDDEDTCADDPCSCGPGSCCARWAAMSFLSLLMPCLCCYFPTLGCLKLCQRGYDGLKRPGCRCQTHTNTVCRKISSSSGTPFPKTLDKPV comes from the coding sequence ATGCAGCTCTCTTCCAGTGTGGCTGAGCTCAGCTGCGACGAGACGATGGACCCACCCGCCGAGGACTTCCAGCAGGTCCTGTCCATTGACCAAATCCGCTCCATCCGTGCCAGCAACAACTACGTGGAGAGGCCGGCTGCCTGCTTCCAGCAAGCCCGCTCCAACCCGTCCCTGTCGCAGCCACCGCACAAGCAGGAGTGGCCTCAGGACCGCCTGGTGTCTTCCACCTTCCCGGACCTGCACCgcagccacagccagcagcaccagatgCCACCCCTGCAGCAACCCATGAGCCATTCCAGCACGGCCAGCTCCGTGTCCCAAAGCACCACCGCCTCCGACCAGCGCCTCCTGAGCAGCCTGACGCCGTCCCACTCGGGCCACTCGCTCATCCGGACGCAGCCCCGGGCCGGCGAGCTGAAGCCGGAGGAGTCTCCGCTGAAGGGGGCGGTGGAGAAGCCCAGCCTGCACGCCGGGCACCTCTTCATCTGCGAGGAGTGCGGGCGGTGCAAGTGCGCCCGCTGCACGGCCGCCCGcagcctgccctcctgctggctctgcaaccagcgctgcctctgctcccccgAGAGCCTCCTCGACTACGGGACTTGCCTCTGCTGCGTCAAGGGTCTCTTCTACCACTGCTCCACCGACGACGAGGACACCTGCGCCGAcgacccctgctcctgcgggcCGGGGTCCTGCTGCGCCCGCTGGGCTGCCATGagcttcctctccctcctcatgccctgcctctgctgctacTTTCCCACCTTGGGGTGCCTCAAACTTTGCCAGCGGGGTTACGACGGCCTGAAACGCCCCGGCTGCCGCTGCCAGACCCACACCAACACGGTGTGCAGAAAGATCTCCTCCTCCAGCGGCACGCCTTTCCCCAAGACGCTGGATAAGCCGGTATGA